A genome region from Petrotoga sibirica DSM 13575 includes the following:
- a CDS encoding sulfotransferase yields the protein MNKVFDKHCVFITSTGRTGTRFLAKSLSKMVEDCYAVHEPANVFIKDLKKWGNDIKRFGFYQMTVGQFLPSKSMCKLSTYRRKGKITDEKTKEYIKGLRKQILEETKESLYVESSNHLHGVIDLLGDVFPNSKIVFIIRDPRTWIRSAISSPVYLLYSKVDFSFLGMSMRAFHFKDDPYSMKWNSMSKFEKFAWYYNKLNTLVLESMKNKNNFKLYRYEDLFLGEKKEENFIDLLEFSTKFDDGFSRNYAFEPSFLKKKINSASDKYKIPHWKNWNKKRARILQKHCGDLMDKFGYGKEPEWLEKLNSDYKEEFA from the coding sequence ATGAATAAAGTTTTTGATAAACATTGTGTGTTTATCACTTCAACCGGAAGAACAGGCACGAGATTTCTTGCAAAAAGTTTATCAAAAATGGTTGAAGATTGTTATGCGGTCCATGAACCTGCAAATGTGTTCATTAAAGATCTTAAAAAATGGGGAAACGATATAAAAAGGTTCGGCTTTTATCAAATGACCGTAGGGCAGTTTTTGCCTTCCAAATCCATGTGCAAGTTGAGCACTTACAGGAGGAAGGGCAAAATAACCGACGAAAAAACTAAAGAGTATATAAAAGGCTTAAGAAAACAGATTTTGGAAGAGACAAAGGAAAGCTTGTACGTCGAATCAAGTAACCATCTTCACGGAGTTATAGACCTATTGGGAGATGTTTTTCCTAATAGTAAAATCGTTTTTATTATAAGGGATCCAAGAACATGGATCCGTTCAGCCATAAGTTCCCCCGTTTATTTGCTATATAGTAAAGTTGATTTTTCATTTTTAGGAATGAGTATGAGAGCCTTCCATTTCAAAGACGATCCCTACTCGATGAAATGGAATAGCATGAGCAAATTTGAAAAGTTTGCCTGGTATTATAATAAACTGAATACGTTGGTATTAGAATCTATGAAAAATAAAAATAATTTCAAATTATATCGATACGAAGACCTATTCCTCGGTGAGAAAAAAGAAGAGAATTTTATTGATCTATTAGAATTTTCCACGAAGTTTGATGATGGATTCAGCAGAAATTATGCTTTTGAACCTTCTTTTCTTAAGAAGAAAATAAACTCTGCATCGGATAAGTATAAGATACCTCATTGGAAAAATTGGAATAAAAAAAGGGCACGTATACTTCAAAAACATTGTGGGGATTTAATGGATAAGTTCGGTTATGGAAAGGAACCAGAGTGGTTAGAAAAATTGAATTCGGATTATAAAGAAGAGTTCGCCTAA
- a CDS encoding HAD family hydrolase: protein MRNIVFDLGNVLFKFDPEEILDDLFKDPTINRKLKEAVFKTIIWKELDRGTLSFEEAKKIFREKNPDLKEEINILLKEWKNYLHPIIENIEILPKLKENNKLFILSNFHEDAFNYIRGKYSFFDTFDGMVISYKEKLLKPEKEIYQLLLNRYNLNPEETFFVDDIVENIHAAEELGIKGILYKGPESLRESLKREGAL, encoded by the coding sequence TTGAGAAATATCGTTTTTGATTTGGGGAATGTCCTTTTTAAATTCGATCCAGAAGAGATTTTAGATGATCTTTTCAAAGATCCAACTATAAATAGAAAATTGAAAGAGGCTGTTTTTAAAACAATCATATGGAAGGAATTAGATAGGGGGACCTTGTCTTTTGAGGAAGCAAAAAAGATTTTCCGCGAGAAAAATCCTGATTTAAAAGAGGAAATCAATATATTGCTTAAAGAATGGAAGAATTATCTTCATCCCATAATTGAAAACATAGAAATTCTACCTAAATTGAAAGAAAACAACAAACTTTTCATCTTGTCTAATTTTCATGAAGATGCCTTCAATTATATAAGAGGTAAATACTCATTTTTCGATACTTTTGACGGAATGGTTATTTCATACAAAGAGAAACTATTGAAACCCGAAAAGGAAATTTATCAACTTTTACTTAATAGATATAATTTGAACCCAGAAGAAACCTTTTTTGTAGATGATATTGTTGAAAATATACATGCTGCTGAAGAATTGGGGATTAAAGGTATACTATATAAAGGTCCTGAATCCTTAAGAGAATCGTTAAAAAGAGAGGGAGCCCTGTAA
- a CDS encoding bifunctional aspartate carbamoyltransferase catalytic subunit/aspartate carbamoyltransferase regulatory subunit, translating to MKNDFLGRSLTVMNDLTVEEQLFLYNQTKRLKTKWANKEELTEFQIKNQTGIYIVFLEPSTRTKESFVNASKFHKNAKINIFESEHSSFNKNESYIDTFNMLTGYSDYSIFIIRSKLEGTCKLLDEKVSEFASRHNLPHPSFINAGDGKHEHPTQEILDEFTFLEQMDFSNEYIHIALIGDLLHGRTVHSKVEGLKIFKNVEVDLIAPEELQMPKHYISKMKQKGYNVRIFSSIEEYLKQSKKANIWYFTRLQLERMGEDILEKEHILRKSVTFTKEFLPLISENVKFYHPLPRHKTYPTIPTFLDSLPLNGWEKQAINGYWTRIILLSMFGGALTAPFDTSRKNLEINEEDFIIPAPIKDGKKGLLSEGKRGIKPIENGTVIDHIAKGQNPEKIYETIMKIRKILKFYNIDSADGIFRSADGRLKGYISLPDVHLSKKDIKKLSAISPNTTVNIIEGGRVKEKYRISLPPIIYGFEELRCKNENCITNPQNNENVQVSFIRNEENELICEYCETPHTFEEIWSF from the coding sequence ATGAAAAATGATTTTTTAGGGAGAAGTTTAACGGTTATGAATGATTTAACGGTTGAAGAGCAGTTATTTCTTTACAACCAAACAAAGAGGCTAAAAACGAAATGGGCAAACAAAGAAGAGCTTACTGAGTTTCAAATAAAGAATCAAACAGGTATTTATATAGTATTCCTCGAACCAAGTACCAGAACCAAAGAATCCTTCGTTAACGCTTCTAAATTCCACAAAAACGCTAAAATCAACATCTTCGAATCGGAACATTCCTCGTTTAATAAAAATGAAAGTTATATAGATACCTTCAATATGCTAACAGGCTATTCAGATTATTCTATATTCATTATCAGATCTAAATTAGAAGGTACATGTAAGCTACTAGATGAAAAGGTATCAGAATTTGCTTCAAGGCATAACCTACCACATCCTTCTTTTATAAATGCTGGAGATGGTAAACATGAACATCCTACTCAAGAGATTTTAGATGAATTCACATTTTTAGAACAGATGGATTTCAGCAACGAGTATATTCATATAGCCCTTATTGGGGATCTTCTTCATGGAAGAACGGTCCATTCCAAAGTGGAAGGTTTAAAAATATTTAAAAATGTGGAGGTTGATTTGATAGCGCCGGAAGAATTACAGATGCCAAAACACTATATAAGTAAAATGAAGCAAAAAGGGTACAATGTTAGAATTTTCTCGTCTATAGAAGAGTATCTAAAACAGAGCAAAAAAGCAAATATTTGGTATTTCACAAGGCTTCAATTAGAACGAATGGGTGAAGATATTCTAGAAAAAGAGCATATTTTGAGAAAAAGTGTGACTTTTACAAAAGAATTTCTCCCTCTTATCTCCGAAAACGTTAAATTTTATCACCCCCTTCCTCGTCACAAAACTTACCCTACTATTCCAACCTTCTTAGACTCCTTACCGCTTAACGGCTGGGAAAAACAGGCAATTAACGGATATTGGACAAGGATAATCTTACTTTCTATGTTTGGTGGAGCTTTGACAGCCCCCTTTGATACCTCAAGAAAAAATCTTGAAATTAATGAAGAGGATTTCATTATCCCTGCCCCGATAAAGGATGGTAAAAAAGGGTTGTTGAGTGAGGGGAAAAGAGGGATCAAGCCGATTGAAAATGGAACGGTAATCGATCACATAGCCAAGGGGCAAAACCCAGAAAAGATATACGAGACGATCATGAAAATAAGGAAGATTTTAAAGTTTTATAATATTGATAGTGCAGACGGAATATTTAGATCGGCCGACGGTAGATTAAAGGGTTACATTAGTTTGCCAGACGTTCATCTATCAAAGAAAGATATAAAAAAGCTTTCAGCTATATCTCCAAATACAACTGTAAATATTATTGAAGGTGGAAGAGTCAAAGAAAAATACAGGATTTCTTTACCCCCTATTATATACGGTTTCGAAGAGTTAAGATGTAAAAATGAAAACTGTATAACAAATCCTCAAAACAATGAAAACGTACAGGTTTCTTTCATTAGAAACGAAGAGAATGAGTTAATATGTGAATATTGTGAAACCCCGCATACCTTTGAAGAAATATGGAGCTTTTAA
- a CDS encoding fumarylacetoacetate hydrolase family protein, protein MKLVRFQKDGKISYGVLEENIIKVINGDIFEDFTVTNNIYPLTEVTLKAPCNPSKIVCVGLNYRDHAEEMKDRIPEEPVLFIKPSTAVIGPKESIIYPKMSNQVDYEAELAVVIKDKIKDIEEDQVKEHILGYTCFNDVTARDLQKKDGQWTRAKSFDTFAPFGPTIVTDIDPSNLNIQLLLNDQIKQNSNTNQLIFSVEKLVSFISKIMTLNPGDVIATGTPSGVGPMNVGDKVAVKIEKIGILENFVRDSTSMH, encoded by the coding sequence ATGAAACTCGTCAGATTTCAAAAAGATGGAAAAATAAGTTACGGCGTATTGGAAGAAAACATAATAAAAGTTATTAACGGAGATATCTTTGAGGATTTTACAGTTACCAATAATATCTATCCCCTCACTGAAGTTACATTAAAGGCTCCTTGTAATCCTAGCAAGATCGTTTGTGTCGGCTTAAACTATCGAGATCATGCGGAAGAAATGAAGGACAGAATTCCAGAAGAACCGGTTCTCTTCATAAAGCCATCCACGGCTGTGATTGGGCCAAAAGAGAGTATTATATACCCAAAAATGAGCAATCAAGTAGATTATGAGGCAGAACTTGCGGTTGTGATTAAAGACAAAATCAAAGACATTGAAGAAGACCAAGTAAAAGAACATATCCTAGGATATACTTGCTTTAACGATGTTACCGCTAGGGATTTGCAGAAGAAAGATGGACAGTGGACACGAGCAAAATCCTTTGATACTTTTGCGCCCTTTGGTCCCACAATTGTAACGGATATTGATCCAAGTAACCTAAATATCCAACTTTTACTCAATGACCAAATCAAGCAAAACTCAAATACTAACCAATTGATCTTTTCTGTGGAAAAACTCGTAAGTTTCATATCAAAAATAATGACCCTAAATCCGGGCGATGTAATTGCTACAGGCACACCTTCAGGTGTGGGACCGATGAATGTTGGAGATAAAGTGGCAGTTAAAATAGAAAAAATAGGTATACTAGAAAATTTTGTTAGAGACTCCACATCTATGCACTGA
- a CDS encoding CopG family transcriptional regulator, whose amino-acid sequence MSDKVTLKIPKPLYDKLKSIIENTGYSSVTEFVVSVLRDLVSSEGIQQTKKDNKSTNQIETLTEEEIKAIKKRLKNLGYLDE is encoded by the coding sequence ATGTCTGATAAGGTGACCTTAAAAATACCAAAGCCATTGTACGATAAACTTAAATCCATAATAGAAAACACTGGTTATTCCAGTGTTACAGAGTTTGTTGTGTCTGTGCTTAGAGATTTGGTGTCCTCTGAAGGAATCCAGCAAACCAAAAAGGATAATAAATCCACTAACCAAATTGAAACACTAACTGAAGAGGAAATAAAAGCTATCAAAAAACGATTGAAAAATTTGGGATATTTAGATGAATGA
- a CDS encoding alkaline phosphatase family protein: MSKKIVIIGLDCASPNLVFDEFFDDLPNLRKIMKNGVYNELESTIPPITVPAWMSMFTGKDPGELGIYGFTNRRTYDYHSFSLVSSKSVKYKKLWDIFTEKGKQNIVIGVPLTYPPSPLKGHMITGFLTPSFESTYTYPKHLKNELAATTGHFIFDVNDFRTEDKERLLKDIYDMTNNHFKIANYLAKNKPWDLFVMVEMGIDRIHHGFWALHDKNHPKHVNSKFNSAIRDYYIHLDNKIGEFLNGIQGDFDVIIVSDHGIKPMYGGIAINDWLIKKGYLVLKEYPKNPVSINKLIREKKIDWSKTKVWGNGGYHGKLFFNIKGREPLGVIGKNELDDFKTKLIKELKDIKNEDGNEMNTKVYEAEKIYNKVKNIPPDLIIYFDDLSWRCQGSLGNKSIYTHDNDIGPDDANHDRSGIFISSNKILKINKITDFFNSILYNYLSD, from the coding sequence ATGAGCAAAAAAATCGTAATAATCGGATTAGACTGTGCTTCACCAAATTTGGTCTTTGATGAGTTTTTTGATGATTTACCTAATTTAAGAAAAATTATGAAAAATGGAGTGTATAATGAATTAGAGTCTACTATCCCTCCAATAACCGTCCCCGCCTGGATGAGCATGTTCACAGGTAAAGATCCTGGTGAACTTGGAATATATGGTTTCACAAATAGACGCACTTATGATTACCACTCTTTCTCATTGGTTTCTTCAAAAAGCGTGAAATATAAAAAATTATGGGATATTTTCACCGAAAAGGGCAAACAAAACATCGTGATTGGCGTACCTTTGACTTACCCTCCTTCTCCCTTGAAAGGACATATGATTACTGGATTTTTAACACCTTCTTTTGAATCTACTTATACTTATCCAAAACATTTAAAAAATGAATTGGCAGCCACTACAGGACATTTTATTTTTGATGTAAATGATTTTAGAACCGAAGATAAAGAAAGATTGTTAAAAGATATCTACGATATGACGAATAATCATTTTAAAATTGCGAATTATTTAGCAAAAAACAAACCGTGGGATTTATTTGTAATGGTTGAAATGGGAATAGACAGAATTCACCATGGATTTTGGGCTTTGCACGATAAAAATCATCCAAAACATGTAAATAGCAAATTTAATTCAGCTATTAGAGATTATTATATTCATTTAGACAACAAGATAGGAGAATTTTTGAATGGTATTCAAGGCGATTTCGACGTTATAATAGTATCCGATCACGGCATAAAACCCATGTACGGTGGCATAGCCATTAACGATTGGCTCATTAAGAAAGGGTATTTGGTTTTAAAGGAGTATCCAAAAAATCCCGTTTCTATAAATAAATTGATAAGAGAAAAAAAGATAGATTGGAGTAAAACCAAGGTGTGGGGAAATGGTGGCTACCATGGCAAGCTATTTTTTAACATAAAAGGCAGGGAGCCTTTGGGGGTGATTGGAAAAAATGAATTAGATGATTTCAAAACTAAACTGATAAAAGAGCTGAAAGATATCAAGAATGAAGATGGTAATGAGATGAATACCAAGGTCTACGAAGCTGAAAAAATTTATAATAAAGTAAAAAATATTCCTCCAGATTTGATTATTTACTTTGATGATCTATCTTGGAGATGTCAAGGTAGCCTTGGTAATAAAAGCATTTATACACACGACAACGACATCGGCCCCGACGATGCTAATCACGACAGATCCGGGATTTTTATAAGCAGCAACAAAATTCTAAAAATCAACAAAATTACCGATTTTTTTAATTCGATACTTTATAATTATCTGTCTGATTGA